The nucleotide sequence TTGCCGCGTTCCTTCTTGCGCATGCCTGCCCGGAGCCGGTTTCCATTACCCCCGTCCCTGCCGCGGAGCTGCTGTACCCCGCACCTCGCCCGGCCTATTCCGTTCTCAATAAGGAGAAATATCGCACCGTCACGGGAGACACCCCGAGGCGCTGGGAGGATGCCGTGACGGAATTCCTGAAAAATACCTACGAAGGGGGGATCGCCGGGTAATGCGCATCCTGATCACAGGGGGAGCAGGGTTCATCGGATCCCATGTCGCTGACGCTTGTGTCGCACGCGGACACGAAGTGATGGTGATCGACAACCTCTCCTCGGGGAAAAAGGAATATGCCCCCGCCTCCGCCCGGTTCGTCCTCTGCGACGTGACCTCGGACACCGCCGTGGAGGCGGTACGGACCTTCCGCCCCGAGATCATCAACCACCACGCGGCGCAGATCAACGTGCGGGCTTCCGTTGCGGACCCGCAGTTCGACGCCCAGGTCAACATCCTCGGCTCGATCCGCCTCCTGGAGGCGGCGAGGCAGCATGGCGTCCGGAAATTTCTCTTCGCCTCTTCGGGGGGCGCCGGATACGGAGAACAGGAACAGTTTCCCGCAGAGGAGAGCCATCCGATCCGTCCCGTCAGCCCTTACGGCGCTGCCAAGATGTCCGTGGAGCTGTACCTGAACTATTACCGCGTCCAGTACGGTCTCGAGTACACCGCGCTTCGCTACTCCAACGTGTACGGCCCGCGACAGGATCCCCACGGGGAGGCCGGCGTCGTCGCCATCTTCGCCGAGCGGCTGCTGCGGGGGCAGATGGCCGTCGTGAACGGCGACGGGGAGCAGACGCGGGATTTCGTCTACGTCGGCGACGTGGTCCGAGCGAACCTGGCGGCCCTGGAACGCGGTGACGGGCTCTCCGTGAACATCGGGACCGGCGTCGAGACGAACGTCAACACGGTCTTCCGCATCCTCCGGGATCTTGCGGGCAGCCGGCAGGAGGAGGTCCACGGCACGGCCATGCCGGGGGAGCAGCGGCGCTCCTGTCTGGAAAACAGGATGGCGGCCTACGAACTGGGATGGTATCCTGAAGTGTCGTTGGAGGAAGGACTCGCCTCTACGCTGGATTTCTTCCGCGAAAAAATCCGAAACACCGGCACGTGGTAAGCATGCGCATCGAGCACATCCGCAATTTTTCCGTCATCGCCCACATCGACCACGGGAAATCCACCTTGGCCGACCGCCTGATGGAGGCTACGGGCACGCTCTCCGAGCGCGAGAGGGTGGACCAGTTCCTGGACAAGATGGACATTGAGCGGGAGCGCGGGATCACCATCAAGGCCCAGACCGTCCGCATGCGATACGTCACACGGGACGGGAGGGAATACGTCCTGAACCTGATCGACACGCCGGGTCACGTCGATTTCTCCTACGAAGTTTCCCGAAGCCTGTGCGCCTGCGAGGGGGCGATCCTGGTCGTGGACGCCTCGCAGGGGGTGGAGGCCCAGACGCTTGCCAACGTCTACATGGCGTTGGAGCAGAACCTGGAGATCCTCCTGGTCCTGAACAAGATCGACCTTCCGAACGCCGAGCCGGACCGGGTGAAGCGGGAGATCGAGGACGTGATCGGGCTGGACACGAAGGACATCATCGCCGCAAGCGCCAAAAAGGGAGTGGGCATCGAGGAGATCCTGGAGCGCGTGGTCCTGCGGATCCCTCCTCCCACGGGCGACCCGGACGCCCCTTCCAAGGGGCTCATCGTCGACTCGTGGTTCGACAACTATCAGGGGGTGATCGTCCTCGTCCGAATGTTCGACGGGATCCTGCGGACGGCGCAAAAGATCATTCTCATGTCCACGGGGAACGTCTTCGAGGTCCAGAAGGTCGGGGTCTTCTGCCCTCACCCGAAGGAGGTCGAGTCCCTCGGGCCCGGCGAGGTGGGATTCGTCATCGCCAACATCAAGGACCTCAAGGAGACCAAGGTCGGCGACACGATCACCGACGCGCGGAAACGCGCCGCGGTCCCCCTGCCGGGATTCAAGGTCGTGAGGCCGATGGTCTTTGCCGGCGTCTATCCCGTGGTCTCCGACGAATACGGCCAGCTGCGGACCGCCATTGAAAAGCTTCGGCTGAACGACGCCTCGTTCACCGCCGAGCCGGAAACCTCCGTGGCGCTGGGGTTCGGTTTCCGGTGCGGGTTCCTTGGGCTGCTCCACATGGAAATCATCCAGGAGCGGCTCGAGCGCGAGTACGGGGTCGAGCTCATCACCACCGCCCCTACCGTCGGGTACCGGGCCGTGAAGAAGGATGGGTCGGTGGAAGAGGTGGACAGTCCTGCGAGGCTGCCCGAGCCGCTGGATCTCGACTACATCGAGGAGCCGCTCATCCTGGCGACCCTCCATCTGCCGTCGGAGTTCCTGGGAGCGATTATCAAGCTGTGCGAAGAGCGCCGGGGCGTGCAGCGCCAGATGAAGTTCGCTTCCTCCAGCCGGGTCATCCTCGAGTACGAGCTCCCTCTCAACGAGATCGTCCTCGATTTCTACGACAGGCTCAAGACCGCCTCCCGGGGCTACGCCTCCATGGACTACGAGTTCCTCGTGTTCCGGCGGGCCGACCTTGTCCGCCTCGATATCCTCCTGAACGGGGAGAAGGTGGACGCCCTCTCCCTGATCGTTCACCGGGAGAATGCCTACCCGAAGGGAAGGGACGTGACCGAGCGGCTCCGGAGGCTGATTCCGCGCCAGATGTTCGAGGTGGTCATCCAGGCCGCGATCGGGTCGAAGGTGATCGCGCGGGAATCCATCAAGGCGATCCGGAAGAACGTGATCTCGAAATGCTACGGCGGCGACATCACCCGGAAGAGAAAGCTCCTCGAGAAGCAGAAGGAAGGGAAGAAACGGATGAAACAGGTGGGTACGGTGGAGATCCCGCAAGAGGCCTTCCTTTCCATCCTCAAGGTCAGGGAATAAGATGGAAACCAGGAGTCGAAAACATCCATGAAACCAACGCACCACCCGGAAGGCAGTGCGGACCGGAAAGGGAAGGTTCGCGAGTACATCGAGGCGTTCACCGTCGCCTTGTTGATCGCGCTCATCGTGCGCACACTGGTGATCCAGGCGTTCAAGATCCCCTCCAGTTCCATGGAGGACACGCTGCTGATCGGGGACCACATCTTCGTGAACAAGTTTCTCTACGGCTACCACATCCCGTTCACGAAGGGGCGAGTCCTACGGTTCCGCGCCCCCCGGCGGGGGGACATCCTCGTTTTCGTTTTCCCCGAGGACAAGAGCAAGGATTTCATCAAGCGGGCCATCGGGGTGCCGGGAGACACGGTAGAGGTCCGGGAGAAACGGGTGTTCGTCAACGGGCAGCTCTTGGAGGAAAACTACGTACGGTTTGCCGACGGGGACACGATCGACGGATTCATCCGGGCGAGGGACAACCTTCCGCCCGTCAAAGTGCCGTCGGGCAAGCTGTTCGTCATGGGGGACAACCGCGATCGGTCCTATGACTCGCGGTTCTGGGGGTTCGTCGACATGGATGCGGTGATCGGGAAGGCGATGTTCATCTACTTTTCCGTCGACTGGAACCGCGACGTCCGCTGGACCGAGGTCTGGCGCTACCCCGAGATCGTGCGGTGGGGCCGCATCGGACACCTGCTGCACTGAGGCCCTCGAAACCTGTTGACGGGGAGGCGGGACCGGGGTTATATTCGGATAGGCCTTTTAAGCTAATCCCGTGAGGTTAGCAAAGGATGTACAATCGTTGACGACCACGCCGCCTCCCCTCTCTTGCGGGGAGGTTTTTTTTTGCCCATAAAAACCCGATTACGGCCAAATTCGGAGGGACCATCGCGATGAAAAAAGCAAGCAAGAAGGTCATCCTGGACGCCAAGGGAATGGAGCGGGTCCTCTCCCGCCTGACCCACGAGATCCTGGAGAAAAACAAGGGAGCCGAGGATCTCGTTCTGGTCGGCATCATGTCCGGCGGTGTGCCGCTGTCGAAGTTCATCCGGGAGAAAGTCCGGGCCATCGAGGGGCTGGAGGTTCCTGCCGGCTACGTGGACATCACGCTCTACCGGGACGACCTGTCGCGCGCAGGATACCAACCGCGGCTGAAACGCACGGAAATCCCGTTTTCGATCGACGAGAAGAAAGTCGTCCTCGTGGACGACGTGCTGTTCACGGGACGTACGATACGGGCGGCGATGGACGCCCTGATCGACTTCGGCCGCCCCAAGAATATCCAGCTGGCGGTTCTGATCGATCGTGGGCACCGGGAGCTTCCCATCCGCGCGGATTATGTCGGCCGGAACGTCCCCACCTCCCGGAACGAGACCGTCGACGTAATGGTCCAGGGGAACCGGGAGGACTGGAAGGTCCTGCTCAACGAATCCGCACCGGCAAGGGGGGGGTGACGCCATGGATTGGAAACGCCGGCACGTGCTGGGCCTTGCCGATTTTCGCGTCGAGGAGATGGAATTCGTCATCGACACGGCCCGCTCGATGGAGGAGGTGCTGACCCGGGACATCAAGAAGGTCCCGGCGCTTCGCGGCAAGACCGCGGTGAACCTCTTTTTCGAGGCCAGCACGCGGACGCGGACCTCGTTCGAGATTGCGGGGAAGCGGTTGTCCGCCGACGTAATCAATTTCAGCTCGGCGACCTCGAGCGTCTCCAAGGGCGAGACGCTCCTGGACACCGCGAAAAACATCGAGGCGATGAAGCCGAACATCCTCATTATTCGCCACCCCGCTTCGGGAGCCGCTCATTTTCTGTCCCGCTTCGTCTCCTGCTCGATCATCAATGCCGGCGACGGGGCCAACGAGCATCCCTCCCAAGGGCTTCTGGACCTTTACACTATACTTAAGGCAAAAGGTAAAGTACTTGGTCTTAAAATTTCAATAATAGGAGATATATTGCACAGCAGGGTTGTGCGTTCGAATCTGCATTCGCTGGGGAGGATGGGCGCGAAACTGTGGCTCTGCGGACCGCCCACCATGGTCCCGAAAGAGATGGAGCGGACCGGGGCAAGGGTCACTTATGACATCCGGGAGGCGGTAAAGGACGCCGACGTCGTGATGATGCTGCGGATCCAACTGGAACGGCAAAAGACCGCATATTTCCCATCCCTCCGGGAATATTCGAGGATGTTCGGATTGAACCGGAGCCTGTTTTCCCTCGCAAAGGGCGATGCGGTGATCCTGCACCCCGGACCCATCAACCGGGGGGTGGAACTTTCCGACGAACTGGCCGACAGCGCGCAATCCAGGATCCTGAACCAGGTGGAGTCGGGCGTCGCCGTCCGGATGGCGCTCCTCTACCTTCTTGCGGGAGGGCACGATGCTTCTCATTAAGGGCGGACGGGTCATCGATCCGGCCGGCAAGCGCGACGAGACCGGGAGCATCGTCCTCGAGAACGGCAAGGTGAAGGACTTCATCCCGGGAGACCAGACTCCGAAGGGGTTCAAGGGAAGCGTGATCGACGCCTCGGGGAAGTGGGTGGTCCCGGGGTTGATCGACATGCACGTCCACCTGAGGGACCCGGGGTATGAGTGGAAGGAGGACATCCGCACGGGCACGAAAGCCGCGGCAGCGGGAGGGTTCTCCTCCGTTGCCTGCATGGCGAACACGAAGCCGGTCAACGACCATCCCGAGGTCACCCGGTACATCCGGGAAACGGCGGAGAGGAATGGCGCGGCCGACGTTTTCCCGGTGGCCGCCGTTACGAGGGGGATGGGAGGAAAGGAGATGTCCGACTTCGCAGAGCTTGCCGATGCGGGGGCGGTGGCGTTTTCCGACGACGGGAAGCCGGTCGAGAGCGCGCTGTTGATGCGGCGGGCGCTCGAGTACGCAAAGGCGTTCGATCTTTTGATCCTTTCTCACGCCGAAGACGCCGAGCTCTGCAGGGACGGCGCGGCGCACGAGGGGTGGATGGCCCACAAGCTGGGCATCCCGGGCATCCCCTCGGCCGCCGAGGAGGTGGCCATCGCGAGGGACATCCTCCTGGCGCGGCAGACCGGGGGAAAACTCCATATCCAGCACATCAGCACGAAGATGGGAGTGGACCTGCTCCGCATGGGCAAGAGGGCGGGGGTTGCGGTAACGGGGGAAACCGCTCCCCACTACTTCACGCTGACCGACGCTTCGCTCGAAGGGTACAACACGAACGCCAAGATGAACCCGCCGTTGCGCGGGGAAGAGGACCGGATGGCCGTCCTTTCCGGGCTCATCGACGGGACGATCGATGTCATCGCCAGCGACCACGCCCCCCACGAGGACTATGTGAAGCGATGCGAATTCATCGCAGCCGCCAACGGGATCATCGGGCTGGAGACGGCCCTCCCTCTTTCCCTCGGCCTCCTTGCGGGCGGCAAGATGACGCCGGCCCGGATCGTCGAGCTGTTGTGCTCCAATCCCGCGCGGATCCTCAAGCTCTCCGGGAAGGGATCCTTGCGGAAGGGGGCGGACGCCGACGTCACGGTCATCGATCCGGACGTGGAATGGGAATACAGGGAAGCCGACGTCCGCTCGAAATCCAGGAACAGCCCGTTCTTCGGGTGGAAGCTCCGGGGACGGGCGGTCGCCACGGTCCATGGAGGACGCGTTACCCACTCCCTTCTCGCAGAAGTTGCCGCAGATGTCTGAGAAGAAGGCGATCCTCGCCCTGGCCGACGGAACCGTCTTCCGGGGAGGAACCTTCGGGTTCGAAGGGGAGTGCGGCGGGGAAGTGGTCTTCAACACCGCGATGACCGGGTACCAGGAGGTGCTCACCGATCCCTCCTACAAGGGCCAGATCGTCACGATGACCTACCCGGAAATCGGTAACACCGGCATCAACCCGGAAGACGTCGAATCGAACCGCCCCTGGGTGGAGGGGTTCATCGTCCGGGAAGCCTGGCGGCTCCCCTCGAACTGGCGCCACGTGGAGACCCTCGACGGGTACCTGCGCCGGTACCACATCTGCGGGATCGCGGGGATCGACACCCGGGCGCTGACCCGGCTCCTGCGGGACCGCGGCTCCCAGATGGGGGTTATCTCCTCCATCGACCAGGACGAGCGGCGGCTTGTGCAAAAAGCCAGGGACCTCCCCTCGATCGTCGGGCGCGACCTCGTCAAGGAAGTCACCACGGACCGGGAGGTGCATTGGGACACGGGGGACTGGGACCTGGAAAAAGGATACCTCCCCGCTTCCGAGTACCGCAGCCGGTTCGGATGGATCCCCAGGATCGTCGCAGTCGATTACGGTATCAAGCAGAATATCCTGCGGATGTTGGTTTCCCACGGGTTCGACGTGACGGTGGTTCCCGCGACCGCGACCGCGGAGCAGATCCTTGCAAGGAAACCCGACGGGATCTTCCTCTCCAATGGCCCGGGCGATCCGGAGGGGGTTCCCTACGCGATCGAAGCGGTTCGCGGGCTCCTCGGCAAACTCCCGATGTTCGGCATCTGCCTCGGCCACCAGATCATGGGGCTGGCCCTGGGGGGTAGGACCTTCAAGCTGAAGTTCGGCCATCACGGCTGCAACCAGCCGGTGTCGGACCTTGCCACGGGCAGGGTCGAGATCACCAGCCAGAACCACAACTTTTCTGTGGATCCCGGCTCCCTTGGGACCACGGCCAGAATCACCCACGTCAATTTGAACGATCAGACGGTGGAGGGTCTCGCCGTCCCGTCGCGCCGCTGTTTCTCCGTGCAGTATCACCCCGAGGCCTCCCCCGGGCCCCACGACTCCCGGTATCTGTTCACGCGGTTCTACCGCACCCTGACGGGAGAAGAGGATCTCTGAAGCGCCGCCACTGCGGAAGGCCCACGCCGCGGGCAAGTCCGGCATAGCCGAAGGGGGGTACGGAAGAGGGAGTGCGAAGAGCATTGAAAACCCGAATTTCAGAACTCCGTGCGCGATGCGAGCAGTCGTTCGAGTCGCTCCGGAGCTGCCGGCTCTGCCCGCGGGTCTGCGGTGTCGACCGTTTGGCCGGGGAGGTCGGGTTCTGCGGTGCGGACGGCGGCGCCACGGTGGCCGCCGTCTCCGTGCACCACGGCGAGGAGCCCCCGATCTCGGGCGTCCGGGGCTCGGGCACGGTGTTCTTCAGTCACTGCAACATGACGTGCCTCTTCTGCCAGAACTATCCGATCAGCCAAATGGGCGTGGGAAAGCGGATGACAACAGGGGAACTCGGTGACCGCCTCCTGTTGCTGGAGAGGAAAGGGGTTCACAACGTCAACTTCGTGACGCCGACACCCCACGTGCCGCAGCTCATCGGCGCGATCCTGGCCGCCAGGGAAAAGGGATTCTCGCTTCCCGTCGTCTACAACACCGGCGGCTACGATTCGATGGAGGCGCTCTCCCTCCTGGATGGGGTCGTCGACATCTACCTGCCGGACATGAAGTACCGGTCGGAGGAGCTGTCGGGCCGGGCGTCCGGGGCACCCGATTACGGGATCCACAATCTCCGGGCCATCGCGGAAATGCTGCGCCAGGTCGGTCCCCTGCAAAAAGGCAGGAACGGGTTCGCAAGCCAGGGCGTGCTCATCCGGCACCTGGTCCTTCCGGAGAGGGGGGAAGAGACGGAGCGGGTACTGGCGTTTCTCCGCAGGGAATACGGAAGGCGCATCCCGATCTCCCTGATGGGGCAGTATTTCCCGGCCCACCGTGCAAAGGGCGTGGCGGGCTTCGGACGAAAACTTTCGGTGGACGAATACGGACGCGCCATCGAGGCCGCGCAGCGGCTGGACCTCACCAACGTGTTCATCCAGGAGATCTAGTGCCCAAACGGACGGACATCCGGAAGATCATGCTGATCGGCTCCGGGCCGATCATCATCGGCCAGGCCTGCGAGTTCGACTATTCCGGGACGCAGGCGTGCAAGGCCCTCAAGGAGGAAGGGTACACGGTCGTGCTCGTGAACAGCAACCCGGCGACGATCATGACCGACATGGAATTCGCCGACCGCACCTACATCGAGCCGATCACCCCCGAAATGGTCGGGAAGATCATCGCGCGCGAGCGGCCGGACGCCCTCCTGCCGACGATCGGCGGGCAGACGGGCCTGAACATCGCCGTGTCTCTCCATGAAATGGGGATCCTGCAGAAATACGGCGTCGATCTCATCGGCGCGAGCTTCGATGCGATCCAGAAGGCCGAGGATCGCGACCAGTTCCGGAGGGCGATGGAGAAGCTCGGTTTGATCGTGCCGCGCTCGGGATACGTCAAGTCGCTGGAGGAGGCGCTCAAGATCATTCCGGAAATCGGCTACCCGGCCATCCTTCGTCCTTCCTTTACCCTCGGAGGGACGGGCGCCGGCATCGCATACAACCGGGAGGAGTACGAGGACGCGATCCGCTGGGCACTGGACGCATCCCCGAAGCGCACGGTCCTGGTCGAGCAGTCCGTCATCGGCTGGAAGGAGTTCGAGCTCGAGGTGATGCGCGACCTCAAGGACAACGTGGTCATCATCTGCTCGATCGAGAACCTCGACCCGATGGGCGTTCATACCGGGGACTCCATCACCGTGGCCCCCGCGCAGACGCTGACCGACAAGGAGTACCAGTTGATGCGAAACGCTGCGCTGCGCATCATCCGGGAGATCGGCGTCGACACGGGGGGGAGCAACATCCAGTTCGCCGTCCATCCCGACACGGGAGAGATGGTGGTGATCGAGATGAACCCGCGCGTGTCCCGCTCCTCGGCCCTGGCCTCCAAGGCGACCGGGTTCCCGATCGCCAAGATCGCCGCGAAACTCGCCGTCGGCTATTCCCTCGACGAGATCCGCAACGACATCACGAGGGAGACGCCGGCCTCCTTCGAGCCGACGATCGACTACGTGGTGACGAAGATTCCGCGCTTCACCTTCGAGAAGTTTCCCCAGACGCAGGACCTCCTGGGCACGCAAATGAAGTCGGTGGGGGAGGTGATGGCGATCGGGCGGACCTTCAAGGAGTCGCTCCAGAAAGCGCTCCGATCTCTCGAGATCGGCGTGTACGGGTTCGAGGAGGTACTTCCCACCGACGCAACGAGCGCTTCCTCCCGCCGGAAGATCATCGAGGAGAAGCTTCGGAAGCCCAATTCGCAGCGGCTCCTCTACATCGGGGAAGCGATCCGGGAAGGCCGGAAGGTCGAGGAAATCTCCCGGATCACCGGGATCGACGTCTGGTTTCTCGAAAACATCCGGCAGATCATCGCAGCGGAGAGCGAACTCCGCGGCGATGCCGCAGAGCTGCGCTCCGCGGCGGGCCGGACAGACGTCCCCCCGGAGGCCGGGTCGCTGTTGGCGCGAGCCAAGTCGTTCGGATTTTCCGACCGGCGCCTGGGAAAACTCGCGGGGATCGGCGAGGACGCGGTCCGGAGGCTACGCCTGCGCGCGGGTTTGAAGCCGGCATTCAAAAGGGTCGACACCTGCGGCGCGGAGTTCGAGGCCTTCACGCCTTATCTCTATTCGTCCTATGACGCGGAGGACGAGGCGCGGCCCACCGGCAGGAAGAAGATCGTCATCCTGGGGGGCGGCCCCAACCGGATCGGCCAGGGGATCGAATTTGACTACTGCTGCGTGCACGGTTCCTTTGCGCTCCGGGAAGAGGGGTTCGAGACGATCATGGTCAACTGCAACCCCGAGACCGTCTCCACCGACTACGACACCTCCGACCGCCTCTACTTCGAGCCGCTCACCAAGGAGGACGTCCTCGCCATCATCGAGGAGGAGAAACCGGAAGGCGTCATCGTCCAGTTCGGCGGGCAGACCCCCTTAAAACTCGCGGTTCCCCTGGAAAAGGAAGGAGTGCCGATCCTGGGGACCTCCCCGGACAGCATC is from Deltaproteobacteria bacterium RBG_16_64_85 and encodes:
- a CDS encoding UDP-glucose 4-epimerase — encoded protein: MRILITGGAGFIGSHVADACVARGHEVMVIDNLSSGKKEYAPASARFVLCDVTSDTAVEAVRTFRPEIINHHAAQINVRASVADPQFDAQVNILGSIRLLEAARQHGVRKFLFASSGGAGYGEQEQFPAEESHPIRPVSPYGAAKMSVELYLNYYRVQYGLEYTALRYSNVYGPRQDPHGEAGVVAIFAERLLRGQMAVVNGDGEQTRDFVYVGDVVRANLAALERGDGLSVNIGTGVETNVNTVFRILRDLAGSRQEEVHGTAMPGEQRRSCLENRMAAYELGWYPEVSLEEGLASTLDFFREKIRNTGTW
- a CDS encoding elongation factor 4; this translates as MRIEHIRNFSVIAHIDHGKSTLADRLMEATGTLSERERVDQFLDKMDIERERGITIKAQTVRMRYVTRDGREYVLNLIDTPGHVDFSYEVSRSLCACEGAILVVDASQGVEAQTLANVYMALEQNLEILLVLNKIDLPNAEPDRVKREIEDVIGLDTKDIIAASAKKGVGIEEILERVVLRIPPPTGDPDAPSKGLIVDSWFDNYQGVIVLVRMFDGILRTAQKIILMSTGNVFEVQKVGVFCPHPKEVESLGPGEVGFVIANIKDLKETKVGDTITDARKRAAVPLPGFKVVRPMVFAGVYPVVSDEYGQLRTAIEKLRLNDASFTAEPETSVALGFGFRCGFLGLLHMEIIQERLEREYGVELITTAPTVGYRAVKKDGSVEEVDSPARLPEPLDLDYIEEPLILATLHLPSEFLGAIIKLCEERRGVQRQMKFASSSRVILEYELPLNEIVLDFYDRLKTASRGYASMDYEFLVFRRADLVRLDILLNGEKVDALSLIVHRENAYPKGRDVTERLRRLIPRQMFEVVIQAAIGSKVIARESIKAIRKNVISKCYGGDITRKRKLLEKQKEGKKRMKQVGTVEIPQEAFLSILKVRE
- a CDS encoding signal peptidase I, whose product is MKPTHHPEGSADRKGKVREYIEAFTVALLIALIVRTLVIQAFKIPSSSMEDTLLIGDHIFVNKFLYGYHIPFTKGRVLRFRAPRRGDILVFVFPEDKSKDFIKRAIGVPGDTVEVREKRVFVNGQLLEENYVRFADGDTIDGFIRARDNLPPVKVPSGKLFVMGDNRDRSYDSRFWGFVDMDAVIGKAMFIYFSVDWNRDVRWTEVWRYPEIVRWGRIGHLLH
- a CDS encoding bifunctional pyr operon transcriptional regulator/uracil phosphoribosyltransferase; this encodes MKKASKKVILDAKGMERVLSRLTHEILEKNKGAEDLVLVGIMSGGVPLSKFIREKVRAIEGLEVPAGYVDITLYRDDLSRAGYQPRLKRTEIPFSIDEKKVVLVDDVLFTGRTIRAAMDALIDFGRPKNIQLAVLIDRGHRELPIRADYVGRNVPTSRNETVDVMVQGNREDWKVLLNESAPARGG
- a CDS encoding aspartate carbamoyltransferase, translating into MDWKRRHVLGLADFRVEEMEFVIDTARSMEEVLTRDIKKVPALRGKTAVNLFFEASTRTRTSFEIAGKRLSADVINFSSATSSVSKGETLLDTAKNIEAMKPNILIIRHPASGAAHFLSRFVSCSIINAGDGANEHPSQGLLDLYTILKAKGKVLGLKISIIGDILHSRVVRSNLHSLGRMGAKLWLCGPPTMVPKEMERTGARVTYDIREAVKDADVVMMLRIQLERQKTAYFPSLREYSRMFGLNRSLFSLAKGDAVILHPGPINRGVELSDELADSAQSRILNQVESGVAVRMALLYLLAGGHDASH
- a CDS encoding dihydroorotase, whose protein sequence is MLLIKGGRVIDPAGKRDETGSIVLENGKVKDFIPGDQTPKGFKGSVIDASGKWVVPGLIDMHVHLRDPGYEWKEDIRTGTKAAAAGGFSSVACMANTKPVNDHPEVTRYIRETAERNGAADVFPVAAVTRGMGGKEMSDFAELADAGAVAFSDDGKPVESALLMRRALEYAKAFDLLILSHAEDAELCRDGAAHEGWMAHKLGIPGIPSAAEEVAIARDILLARQTGGKLHIQHISTKMGVDLLRMGKRAGVAVTGETAPHYFTLTDASLEGYNTNAKMNPPLRGEEDRMAVLSGLIDGTIDVIASDHAPHEDYVKRCEFIAAANGIIGLETALPLSLGLLAGGKMTPARIVELLCSNPARILKLSGKGSLRKGADADVTVIDPDVEWEYREADVRSKSRNSPFFGWKLRGRAVATVHGGRVTHSLLAEVAADV
- a CDS encoding carbamoyl phosphate synthase small subunit; its protein translation is MSEKKAILALADGTVFRGGTFGFEGECGGEVVFNTAMTGYQEVLTDPSYKGQIVTMTYPEIGNTGINPEDVESNRPWVEGFIVREAWRLPSNWRHVETLDGYLRRYHICGIAGIDTRALTRLLRDRGSQMGVISSIDQDERRLVQKARDLPSIVGRDLVKEVTTDREVHWDTGDWDLEKGYLPASEYRSRFGWIPRIVAVDYGIKQNILRMLVSHGFDVTVVPATATAEQILARKPDGIFLSNGPGDPEGVPYAIEAVRGLLGKLPMFGICLGHQIMGLALGGRTFKLKFGHHGCNQPVSDLATGRVEITSQNHNFSVDPGSLGTTARITHVNLNDQTVEGLAVPSRRCFSVQYHPEASPGPHDSRYLFTRFYRTLTGEEDL
- a CDS encoding carbamoyl phosphate synthase large subunit is translated as MPKRTDIRKIMLIGSGPIIIGQACEFDYSGTQACKALKEEGYTVVLVNSNPATIMTDMEFADRTYIEPITPEMVGKIIARERPDALLPTIGGQTGLNIAVSLHEMGILQKYGVDLIGASFDAIQKAEDRDQFRRAMEKLGLIVPRSGYVKSLEEALKIIPEIGYPAILRPSFTLGGTGAGIAYNREEYEDAIRWALDASPKRTVLVEQSVIGWKEFELEVMRDLKDNVVIICSIENLDPMGVHTGDSITVAPAQTLTDKEYQLMRNAALRIIREIGVDTGGSNIQFAVHPDTGEMVVIEMNPRVSRSSALASKATGFPIAKIAAKLAVGYSLDEIRNDITRETPASFEPTIDYVVTKIPRFTFEKFPQTQDLLGTQMKSVGEVMAIGRTFKESLQKALRSLEIGVYGFEEVLPTDATSASSRRKIIEEKLRKPNSQRLLYIGEAIREGRKVEEISRITGIDVWFLENIRQIIAAESELRGDAAELRSAAGRTDVPPEAGSLLARAKSFGFSDRRLGKLAGIGEDAVRRLRLRAGLKPAFKRVDTCGAEFEAFTPYLYSSYDAEDEARPTGRKKIVILGGGPNRIGQGIEFDYCCVHGSFALREEGFETIMVNCNPETVSTDYDTSDRLYFEPLTKEDVLAIIEEEKPEGVIVQFGGQTPLKLAVPLEKEGVPILGTSPDSIDRAEDRERFKDLLDLLKLRQPPNGIARSMVAAVGIASRIGYPVLLRPSYVLGGRAMEIVHDEEGLRKYLTHAVRASEERPVLIDKFLEDAIEIDVDSIADGDTVVIGGIMEHIEEAGVHSGDSACSLPPHSISGEAVREIARQTKALAKELRVVGLMNVQFAIQKGEIYILEVNPRASRTIPFVSKAIGVPLAKLAAKVMAGRKLEDLGFTEDVTPLHISVKESVFPFIKFPDVDTILGPEMKSTGEVMGIDTNFGKAFAKAQIAAGMMLPRAGKAFISVRDEDKNGVLPAARMLHEAGFNIVATGGTAEFLTRNAIPAETVLKINEGRPHVADLIKNGEIALVINTPLGAQSKADSFYIRRTALVYNIPYFTTLAAARAVAHAISHLIREDLSVRSLQEYHGR